In a single window of the Anaerotruncus rubiinfantis genome:
- a CDS encoding helix-turn-helix domain-containing protein, whose product MIRDNPKTLTIDDLPTFFGPRQLAKVMGISKDTAYRLAESDTFPSARIGRRVVIHKDRFLEWVVVYFSKG is encoded by the coding sequence ATGATCCGAGACAATCCAAAAACGCTAACCATTGACGACCTGCCTACCTTTTTCGGCCCGCGGCAGCTTGCCAAGGTGATGGGGATCAGCAAGGATACCGCATACAGATTGGCGGAGTCGGACACGTTCCCAAGCGCCCGGATTGGCCGGCGCGTCGTGATCCATAAGGACAGGTTTCTTGAATGGGTGGTCGTGTATTTCTCAAAAGGATGA
- a CDS encoding helix-turn-helix domain-containing protein codes for MPNIKEEVGSRIRDIRTHKGMSLEELSARSGISPTPLSKLERGKSNATIMTLFRVACALEVPLATIVDVNMSYMKDATDALLSNELMRYIKRLNPQQKIDVIAFLRSISEWDQGEKPS; via the coding sequence TTGCCAAATATTAAAGAAGAAGTCGGAAGCAGAATCCGTGACATTCGGACCCATAAAGGCATGAGCCTCGAGGAGCTCTCCGCACGAAGCGGGATATCCCCCACGCCCCTGAGCAAACTGGAACGTGGAAAATCGAACGCGACGATTATGACGCTTTTCAGAGTCGCGTGCGCCCTGGAAGTCCCTCTGGCGACCATCGTGGATGTAAATATGTCCTATATGAAAGACGCGACAGACGCGTTGCTCTCAAATGAACTCATGCGTTACATAAAAAGGCTCAATCCTCAACAGAAAATAGACGTTATTGCATTTTTAAGATCCATATCTGAGTGGGATCAAGGTGAGAAGCCATCCTGA
- a CDS encoding sigma-70 family RNA polymerase sigma factor: MTKIQNLNTYCRQCVRNSLKNEYRQNDNAAKHITPVGLRIAERATPVNPCDEFEELLSCKSPEDWLLFIECPDLHKALSSLQKKDLELLFLLFVFGYTQQELSHLMGISQAAINKRYSRIKKT; this comes from the coding sequence GTGACAAAAATACAAAATCTGAATACATACTGCAGGCAGTGCGTGCGAAACAGCTTAAAAAACGAATACAGGCAAAATGATAACGCCGCGAAACATATCACCCCAGTCGGCCTGCGGATCGCTGAGCGGGCAACGCCGGTCAATCCCTGCGATGAGTTCGAAGAATTGCTTTCCTGCAAGAGCCCGGAGGACTGGCTGCTCTTTATTGAATGCCCGGATCTGCACAAAGCCCTCTCGTCCCTCCAGAAAAAGGATCTGGAACTGCTGTTCCTATTATTCGTTTTTGGCTATACACAGCAGGAACTCTCCCATCTCATGGGGATTTCACAAGCAGCTATTAACAAGCGGTACTCCCGTATCAAAAAAACTTAA
- a CDS encoding RNA polymerase sigma factor produces MIVLFLETDFHYSFLRMRRINGETVIASLIARVQKCDGKAIEEIFILFSPMLQKYNRLLKDEDGASQMRVFFLDTLHKISLVRMKDLEDPVLIRYIQCSLYHEYVRLKKSAQFYLNRHFAFTALSEKDLRTTETLLSAEDNYFTDIFPAMDAGLTDKETFVLQKIFLEGFSVSEVAANTGISRQAVNQAKLRALDKLRKKLAEP; encoded by the coding sequence TTGATTGTCTTATTTTTAGAAACGGATTTCCACTATTCCTTTCTAAGAATGAGGCGAATTAACGGTGAAACGGTAATTGCATCCCTGATTGCAAGAGTACAGAAATGTGATGGAAAAGCCATCGAAGAAATTTTCATCCTGTTTTCACCCATGCTGCAGAAATATAACCGTCTGCTGAAGGATGAGGATGGAGCTAGTCAAATGCGGGTCTTCTTCCTGGATACGTTGCACAAAATTTCACTGGTGCGGATGAAGGACTTGGAAGATCCAGTTCTCATTCGATATATACAGTGCAGTTTATATCATGAGTACGTCCGCCTGAAGAAATCCGCACAGTTTTACTTAAACAGACATTTCGCTTTTACCGCACTTTCAGAAAAAGATTTGCGGACAACAGAAACCCTGCTGTCCGCGGAAGATAACTATTTTACAGATATATTTCCAGCAATGGATGCAGGACTCACTGATAAAGAAACCTTCGTATTGCAAAAAATTTTTTTAGAAGGCTTCTCTGTAAGCGAAGTCGCCGCAAACACAGGCATTTCGCGGCAGGCGGTAAATCAGGCAAAGCTGCGGGCGCTGGACAAGCTGAGAAAGAAACTGGCTGAACCGTAA